One Thermodesulfovibrionales bacterium DNA window includes the following coding sequences:
- the sulP gene encoding sulfate permease, which produces MDENIRKLIFKIFPFLFWLKDYRKENLIKDFLAGLTISVVLIPQSMSYAMIAGLPPIYGLYAASIPPVVAALWGRASLLATGPVAMVSLLTFSSIIPFAKPGTPEYINMAINLALLVGLIQFLMGAFRLGFIMRFVSHPVIVGFTNAAAIIIASTQIQHLLGISVKGSEFILPMFLEIGKNISNTNTYTLAVGLFAFTIIIAGKKIHDSFPGAMVASVITTLLVYALNLNEAGVKTIGDLPKGLPSPSFTFVDFEHTARLIGPALVIAIVGFMEAMAITKAISSRTREPVDINQELIGQGAANIIGSLFKSYPVSGSFSRSAVNLQAGGKTGLSNIFSGLIVIAVLLFFTSTFYYLPKATLAAIVMHAATGLIKHSQFIKLYRTSKHDGIIALITFSFCFITKPDYAIFIGIAVSLLFFLWESMTPRIAILTRNPKTEIFEDYETNRLPFCPQILYLRPEFSIYFANAEFIREYILKKVEESKNGLKFVLIDMEAVNRIDATGIDEMKELIGELRKMDIELYIANVHKPVREVLHNSSIMTMLKQDKCLKSKAESITLLFNKLDHKYCKEKCPFTVFWECETVK; this is translated from the coding sequence ATGGATGAGAATATCAGGAAATTAATTTTCAAAATCTTCCCATTTTTATTTTGGCTCAAGGATTACAGAAAAGAAAATCTAATAAAGGATTTTCTGGCGGGCTTAACAATTTCTGTTGTATTAATTCCCCAGTCAATGTCCTATGCAATGATTGCAGGCCTTCCGCCTATATACGGACTCTATGCTGCCTCCATACCACCTGTTGTTGCTGCGCTCTGGGGAAGGGCGAGCCTCCTGGCAACAGGACCTGTTGCAATGGTAAGCCTCTTAACATTTTCATCCATAATACCCTTTGCAAAACCTGGAACACCTGAATACATAAATATGGCAATTAACCTTGCCCTCCTTGTGGGTTTAATACAGTTTTTAATGGGTGCCTTCAGGCTTGGCTTTATAATGCGCTTTGTATCCCATCCTGTTATAGTGGGTTTCACAAATGCCGCTGCCATAATAATAGCCTCCACACAGATACAGCATCTGCTGGGCATAAGCGTAAAAGGAAGTGAATTTATACTTCCCATGTTTCTGGAAATAGGAAAGAATATAAGCAATACAAATACCTACACATTAGCGGTCGGTCTTTTTGCATTTACCATCATAATAGCAGGTAAAAAGATTCATGATAGCTTTCCCGGTGCAATGGTTGCATCTGTTATTACAACACTTTTAGTCTATGCATTGAATCTTAATGAAGCAGGGGTAAAAACTATAGGAGATCTGCCTAAGGGTCTGCCCTCTCCATCTTTCACCTTTGTTGATTTTGAACATACTGCTCGCCTGATAGGACCTGCCCTTGTAATAGCAATAGTTGGGTTCATGGAGGCAATGGCGATTACAAAGGCTATATCCTCCAGGACAAGGGAGCCAGTTGATATAAATCAGGAATTAATAGGACAGGGAGCTGCAAACATCATAGGTTCACTGTTTAAATCCTATCCGGTAAGTGGTTCCTTCTCCAGAAGTGCCGTTAATCTTCAGGCAGGTGGCAAGACCGGACTTTCAAATATCTTTTCAGGTTTAATTGTTATTGCTGTCCTTTTGTTCTTCACATCAACATTTTATTATCTTCCGAAGGCAACGCTTGCAGCAATTGTTATGCATGCTGCAACAGGGCTGATAAAACACAGTCAGTTTATAAAGCTCTACAGGACATCAAAACATGATGGCATCATCGCTCTCATAACATTCTCATTCTGTTTTATTACAAAACCCGATTATGCTATATTTATAGGCATTGCGGTCTCGCTGCTGTTTTTCCTCTGGGAGTCCATGACTCCCCGCATAGCTATATTAACAAGAAATCCTAAAACAGAGATTTTCGAAGATTATGAGACAAACAGGCTTCCTTTCTGTCCCCAGATACTATATTTGAGACCTGAATTTTCCATTTATTTCGCCAATGCTGAATTTATCAGAGAGTACATACTGAAGAAGGTTGAGGAGAGCAAGAATGGACTGAAATTTGTCCTGATAGACATGGAGGCAGTAAACAGGATAGATGCAACAGGAATAGATGAAATGAAAGAGCTAATAGGAGAATTAAGAAAGATGGACATTGAACTGTACATCGCCAACGTCCATAAACCTGTTCGGGAAGTACTGCATAATTCAAGCATAATGACGATGCTAAAGCAGGACAAATGCCTGAAATCAAAGGCAGAATCAATTACACTTCTTTTCAATAAATTGGACCATAAATATTGTAAGGAAAAATGTCCTTTCACGGTTTTCTGGGAATGCGAAACTGTCAAGTAA